Genomic DNA from Marinobacter sp. LV10MA510-1:
CAGAATGCCCAGCACGCTCATCATCGCCGGCGGAATCCAGGTCAGCAGGCCGCCAAGCAGTTGGTCAGTCTCTGGTGCCAGCGGCCAGGCGCGCCCGCACACCTCGTAAACGTCGTACACCATGCCCCGGGAAAACACGATCCAGGCGCCTAGCAGCATTTGCGGAACCGCAACTACCGCAAGCAAAAGCATTCGTTTGCCGTAGCCCAGAGCGTTGGTCAGGTAAGGGGAGCGGGGGTCGAATATCAGCCACCAGAACAGCAGGCCGTCGAGCAACATGCTCCAGTTCATTACCCAGTAAAGCTGGCGGCTAAGCATTGCGTCGAAGTGGATTCCGGGCGACAGCCAGAAATAAACCAGGCCCACGAACAACACCGGCGCTACTACCGGATTTTGCAAAACCCGGTAACTGATCCGCACGGGTTCCAGCCACGGCAGTGCAGCTTGGGGAATTTTACGGCCCCAGAAACGCATCACCGGTAACGGGTTAGACAACGCGATCAAAAACGGG
This window encodes:
- a CDS encoding cytochrome c oxidase assembly protein is translated as MNGVNALLPYDFSPLTIASYMLVLMFYGVALIRMPDGERPGPGRIITFVLGVVMCYAVMQTAFDYYSQYMFFVHRGQHLILHHLGPFLIALSNPLPVMRFWGRKIPQAALPWLEPVRISYRVLQNPVVAPVLFVGLVYFWLSPGIHFDAMLSRQLYWVMNWSMLLDGLLFWWLIFDPRSPYLTNALGYGKRMLLLAVVAVPQMLLGAWIVFSRGMVYDVYEVCGRAWPLAPETDQLLGGLLTWIPPAMMSVLGILIILRRAMYEDGRYPKQAAALAQPSGHMNT